The proteins below come from a single Thermotoga sp. KOL6 genomic window:
- a CDS encoding VanZ family protein, translated as MKKILVVVLIIWIVIVFYFSSQPPYQSSVQSGKVYKFLKEVDNILDFTKTEWYSKLRFILEKWWFPEKEPKDLVRKSAHFILYFILGILAFLFAVSRGQNTFFSFLLGFSLPTVVAVLDEYNQGFRGRGSSLYDVVIDMNGALFGVFLSLLVTFLLKILKRKT; from the coding sequence ATGAAAAAAATTCTGGTGGTGGTGTTGATCATCTGGATAGTTATCGTGTTTTATTTTTCATCCCAACCCCCTTACCAATCGAGTGTTCAGTCGGGGAAAGTTTACAAATTTTTGAAAGAAGTGGACAACATTTTAGACTTCACCAAAACTGAGTGGTATAGCAAACTAAGATTCATCCTGGAGAAATGGTGGTTTCCTGAAAAAGAACCTAAAGATCTCGTCAGAAAGTCAGCTCATTTCATTTTGTATTTCATTCTTGGAATCCTGGCTTTTTTGTTCGCAGTTTCCAGGGGGCAGAATACTTTCTTTTCCTTTTTGCTTGGCTTTTCTTTACCCACTGTGGTAGCGGTTCTGGACGAGTACAACCAGGGTTTTCGTGGAAGGGGTTCGTCTCTTTACGATGTGGTGATAGATATGAACGGAGCCCTTTTTGGAGTGTTTTTGTCTTTACTAGTTACCTTCCTTCTGAAAATTTTGAAGAGGAAAACCTAA
- a CDS encoding ABC transporter substrate-binding protein has translation MKKFVVLLVIALALSYVFPKTQITLYTSVPSSIVTEVEEAFEKLYPNIDVIVWRSGTSKVTAKILAEMKAGEIKADILWTADPSYYIYLKEKNLLMKYTSPESVNIPDSFKDKDGYFAGTRIMSVIIAYNTNLLKKENVPKKWEDLLRSEYKNSIVSASPLYSGTNLVWLYAMVKLYGWNFLEKLSENGLTIVSSNKTASQELANGSYKIAIVLDYMIRSLKSKGSPVDLVYPEKNNILIWSPIGIIATTKYPDEAKKFVDFVLSKEGQRILVEKGSLIPVRADVEMPEGAPKLEELIKKSYTVDWEDLKDSSDDIKNTFSDIFE, from the coding sequence ATGAAAAAGTTCGTTGTTCTTTTGGTGATTGCACTAGCTCTTTCTTATGTTTTCCCGAAAACTCAGATAACTCTTTACACATCCGTTCCTTCGTCTATTGTAACTGAAGTGGAAGAAGCTTTTGAGAAGTTGTATCCTAATATCGACGTGATCGTTTGGAGATCAGGAACATCGAAAGTCACCGCCAAAATTCTCGCTGAAATGAAAGCTGGAGAAATAAAAGCAGATATTTTGTGGACTGCGGATCCATCGTATTATATCTATCTTAAGGAAAAGAACCTTCTCATGAAGTACACATCGCCAGAATCCGTGAATATACCAGATTCATTCAAAGATAAAGATGGTTACTTCGCTGGGACCAGAATAATGTCCGTTATCATCGCGTACAATACCAATCTTTTGAAAAAGGAAAACGTACCAAAAAAATGGGAGGATCTTCTGAGAAGTGAGTACAAAAACTCGATAGTGAGTGCTTCACCTCTGTATTCGGGAACAAATCTTGTTTGGCTTTACGCCATGGTAAAACTTTACGGATGGAATTTCCTCGAAAAACTCTCTGAAAATGGTTTGACAATTGTGAGTTCAAATAAGACAGCATCTCAAGAACTAGCAAACGGTTCTTACAAAATCGCGATAGTTTTGGATTACATGATAAGGTCTTTAAAATCTAAGGGATCTCCCGTAGACCTCGTGTATCCTGAAAAGAACAACATTCTTATATGGAGCCCAATTGGTATAATTGCAACAACAAAGTATCCGGATGAAGCTAAAAAGTTTGTTGATTTTGTCTTATCAAAAGAGGGGCAGAGGATTCTAGTTGAAAAGGGCAGTTTAATCCCCGTAAGGGCTGATGTTGAGATGCCTGAAGGTGCTCCAAAACTGGAAGAGCTTATCAAGAAATCTTACACGGTTGATTGGGAAGATTTGAAAGACAGTTCCGACGATATAAAAAATACCTTCTCCGACATATTTGAGTAA
- a CDS encoding carboxylesterase — protein MHFPKCSTVKKSLPIFLEGGEEGVLFIHGYTGSPHDFEYMAKELNREGFTVSVPRLPGHGTCGEDFLLSGARDWLRRAFDAYYDMKAICKEVHVVGLSMGGVIAIILAARMKPRKLVTLAAATHVFDRRIALTPILKPFTKKMPRENLETYDDSDLEYLRKEYWSYNWPKQAAELYKLMKLSRKVVKEVTSEILVVAAKNDNVVPMRAAEFIYNSVRSEKRKLLVFEKSGHVLSNDVEKEDVTKAVIDWLKGE, from the coding sequence ATGCACTTTCCGAAGTGTTCCACCGTGAAGAAATCCCTTCCTATCTTTCTAGAGGGTGGCGAAGAAGGCGTTCTGTTTATTCACGGTTACACGGGCTCACCGCATGATTTCGAGTATATGGCGAAAGAGTTGAACAGGGAAGGATTCACTGTGTCTGTTCCAAGACTTCCCGGACATGGAACCTGTGGAGAGGATTTTCTCCTTTCGGGAGCGCGAGATTGGCTTAGACGAGCGTTCGATGCCTATTATGATATGAAAGCGATTTGCAAGGAAGTGCATGTGGTTGGGCTTTCAATGGGAGGAGTCATTGCGATCATACTAGCCGCTCGGATGAAACCTCGGAAATTGGTAACTCTCGCCGCTGCTACACATGTTTTCGACAGAAGAATTGCTTTAACACCTATATTAAAGCCTTTCACTAAAAAGATGCCTCGAGAAAACTTGGAAACGTATGACGATTCGGATCTCGAGTATCTCAGAAAAGAATATTGGTCTTACAACTGGCCTAAACAGGCAGCAGAGCTTTACAAGCTCATGAAACTTTCAAGGAAAGTGGTAAAGGAAGTCACATCCGAAATCCTCGTTGTGGCTGCCAAAAACGATAACGTAGTTCCAATGAGAGCGGCAGAGTTCATCTACAACAGTGTACGATCGGAAAAAAGAAAATTACTCGTCTTTGAAAAATCCGGACATGTTTTGAGTAACGACGTGGAGAAAGAGGACGTTACGAAGGCAGTGATCGATTGGTTGAAGGGGGAATGA
- a CDS encoding carboxypeptidase-like regulatory domain-containing protein, with protein MIRLIMSFFLLLGTVLLSFSIDDMLVLQVDRLNVNENRYTFYILHTGQSGKYMYVNYSIYKAGKLLTDRIKVIDLEEEKVIYEDEGKNIYSPKLEDRFLIYDVEDTVLKVVDLETGKKRNILLNTHFFSKWMLVPFKKKILVFKDNGLDVYKVSGDKLVSFRYPEGLVKPWSDAVFVAEDKVLYNGYNEKNFRCLIFNFETGETATIDYDMYQQYIIPHCNIHARRERILSKFPIPVVMYKIKNDGHILGFMDSKGQVTSFEKLKVPGGLFWVEDEREDRLILNFNGSNVWVVDRKGNKILELPSSTSSVRFSKDGGIMVTIEGIGEGKKDKFVCYDSEGNKVFEKVVEQFVEHPSISKEIDGHVLLDGMSSLAKLSLKNGDIEGLYIFPIEHGVSFAGFYKGKVYGLRISPSYRNPYTLDLLSFPISSPGWLDVSMDLDPTTGNPFEVYNDMDVKVTLKFNTSILEKMGIDLSVDKGHLSLKEKGETWGLDTYLWHTPVDETKVKMTTSSGPLSKEFYINVKKLENPIVIESIEETMSSSSKEPWIFYVKGKIKNESNISFENLNWNVQSENSEILRSSFPSRMGENCEANFEVKMKFDTSNVEAVWNGYSLKARLKISLNYEKGHLEKVVEKAFEVKPVYSLTVKFRDRKTQKYIKPDPDEFFVYDKNGVEIKNITKIVEGNAIKIEGIARGFAELPLVLKLKYLRSQKTVKLTKQNPSYTMDVDFTSSIHVLVQEGGKPKKGITIHLTKVGEEKKDWYRTTGSDGTCVFDDLEKGHYKITFSKTKYLPEEKEVHLEIGDTKEVSFDVKPYRAILVYIESYYANAWSDRLNVKFKGARNLIKVSDSIYIIPENAQEIYFNMLYKVGYPEGVISQIFSEKSYDAVTEVSKEGNEVVAHLSKYQGKNIVTFKESDIYKLCENVEEKLGDSINVSEIAKPTKFIIEAMAKAGDSEKNKKITIWIFPSNWVGYEKEAKQVVLLYPLKGNIDALDYGEYARNYLKEVGDNLTTLAFNKIVWYGMEALEIFDDRAGWKDSPFKSFIENKIKDFVKKKLFKALKKFAGELVEDVVDEYLDIFDTLKNARDWAQRVYKVVGEGVALVYSGPLLSNMAEKHKIFNDVVNIEKVLKEKLSILISKVEENDPEGVREVMEDIRTLAIGNNPGSENPDDHKIDYQAYDLGEHPGYNLAFLCAAELNNIKKWKKNDYPPYFGDETISYNVENKVNASHEAMKIYEPIFKNLIMLSIPFVYASSVK; from the coding sequence ATGATAAGGCTCATTATGAGTTTCTTTTTGCTATTGGGTACTGTCCTCCTGTCTTTCTCCATCGATGATATGTTGGTTCTCCAGGTCGACAGATTGAATGTGAACGAAAACAGATACACTTTCTATATTCTCCATACTGGTCAGTCAGGAAAATACATGTACGTAAATTACTCAATTTACAAAGCAGGAAAACTATTAACAGATCGTATAAAAGTGATTGATCTTGAGGAAGAAAAGGTGATTTACGAGGATGAAGGTAAAAACATATACTCACCCAAATTAGAAGACAGATTCCTCATTTACGATGTGGAAGATACCGTTTTAAAAGTTGTCGATCTAGAAACAGGCAAGAAAAGGAACATACTGTTGAACACTCATTTTTTTTCAAAATGGATGTTGGTTCCTTTCAAAAAGAAAATACTCGTTTTCAAGGATAACGGGCTGGATGTTTACAAAGTGAGCGGTGATAAATTGGTTTCTTTCAGGTATCCAGAAGGTTTAGTAAAACCATGGAGTGACGCAGTTTTCGTTGCTGAAGACAAAGTGTTATATAACGGGTATAACGAGAAAAATTTTCGATGCCTTATTTTTAACTTCGAAACAGGCGAAACAGCCACGATAGATTACGATATGTATCAACAATACATAATACCACATTGCAACATTCATGCAAGAAGGGAAAGGATTCTCAGCAAGTTCCCCATACCCGTTGTGATGTACAAAATTAAAAACGATGGACACATACTGGGTTTTATGGATTCAAAAGGTCAGGTGACTTCTTTTGAAAAATTGAAGGTTCCTGGAGGTCTTTTTTGGGTAGAAGACGAAAGAGAAGACAGGCTCATTTTGAATTTCAATGGAAGTAACGTCTGGGTAGTGGATAGAAAAGGAAACAAAATTTTGGAGCTTCCAAGTAGTACTTCCAGCGTAAGGTTTAGTAAAGATGGAGGAATCATGGTGACGATCGAAGGAATTGGTGAAGGCAAAAAAGACAAATTTGTGTGTTACGACAGCGAGGGTAACAAAGTGTTCGAGAAAGTTGTGGAACAATTCGTGGAGCATCCTTCCATTTCAAAAGAAATCGATGGGCACGTTCTCTTGGATGGAATGAGTAGTCTTGCAAAACTATCTCTTAAAAATGGTGATATTGAGGGTTTGTACATATTTCCAATAGAGCATGGAGTGAGCTTTGCAGGTTTTTACAAAGGGAAAGTTTATGGTCTAAGAATATCACCGTCCTATAGAAATCCATATACTCTTGATCTTCTTTCTTTTCCCATATCCTCCCCTGGCTGGCTGGATGTTTCCATGGATTTGGATCCAACTACAGGAAATCCTTTCGAGGTCTACAACGATATGGATGTGAAGGTAACGCTGAAATTCAACACAAGTATTCTAGAGAAAATGGGAATAGATCTTTCAGTCGACAAAGGGCATCTTTCCTTAAAGGAAAAAGGCGAGACCTGGGGACTAGACACGTATCTGTGGCACACACCGGTTGACGAAACGAAGGTGAAAATGACCACATCGTCCGGTCCATTGTCCAAAGAGTTTTACATCAATGTGAAAAAGCTTGAAAACCCCATAGTTATAGAATCGATAGAAGAAACGATGAGCTCTTCTTCGAAAGAACCCTGGATTTTTTACGTGAAAGGAAAGATCAAAAATGAATCGAACATTTCCTTTGAAAATTTGAATTGGAACGTTCAGAGTGAAAATTCTGAGATCCTAAGAAGTTCCTTCCCTAGTAGAATGGGTGAAAATTGCGAAGCGAATTTCGAAGTGAAGATGAAATTCGATACATCAAACGTCGAAGCAGTTTGGAATGGATACAGCTTGAAAGCTCGTCTGAAGATATCTTTAAATTACGAAAAAGGACATCTCGAAAAAGTTGTGGAAAAAGCGTTCGAAGTGAAACCTGTGTACAGCCTAACCGTTAAGTTTCGAGACAGAAAAACCCAAAAGTACATAAAACCGGATCCAGATGAATTTTTCGTATACGACAAAAACGGTGTGGAGATAAAAAATATCACAAAAATTGTAGAAGGGAATGCCATAAAGATAGAAGGAATAGCGAGGGGCTTTGCAGAATTACCGCTTGTTCTCAAATTAAAATATCTGAGATCTCAAAAAACTGTGAAATTGACCAAGCAGAATCCATCCTACACGATGGATGTTGATTTCACTTCCAGTATACATGTTTTGGTGCAAGAAGGCGGCAAACCAAAAAAGGGTATAACCATACACCTCACGAAAGTTGGGGAAGAGAAGAAAGATTGGTATCGCACAACGGGAAGCGACGGAACCTGTGTTTTTGATGACTTGGAAAAAGGACACTACAAAATCACTTTCTCGAAAACAAAGTATTTACCCGAAGAGAAAGAAGTGCACCTTGAAATTGGTGATACAAAAGAAGTGTCTTTCGATGTAAAACCTTACAGGGCTATTTTAGTCTACATTGAATCGTATTACGCAAATGCTTGGAGTGACAGACTGAACGTAAAATTCAAAGGCGCGAGGAATTTGATCAAAGTGAGCGATTCCATATACATAATCCCGGAGAACGCGCAAGAGATCTATTTCAACATGCTTTACAAAGTTGGGTATCCTGAGGGAGTGATTTCACAGATATTTTCAGAAAAGAGTTACGATGCGGTTACGGAGGTTTCAAAGGAAGGAAATGAAGTCGTTGCTCATCTTTCAAAGTATCAAGGGAAAAACATTGTGACCTTCAAAGAAAGTGACATATACAAACTGTGCGAAAATGTAGAGGAAAAACTGGGAGACTCGATCAACGTATCTGAAATCGCCAAACCTACAAAGTTCATCATAGAAGCTATGGCAAAAGCTGGGGACAGCGAGAAAAACAAGAAGATAACGATATGGATCTTTCCATCTAACTGGGTGGGTTATGAAAAGGAGGCAAAGCAAGTTGTACTCCTTTATCCTTTAAAAGGTAACATAGACGCGCTGGATTACGGTGAATACGCGAGAAATTATCTTAAAGAAGTTGGAGATAATTTAACCACTCTCGCTTTCAACAAAATAGTGTGGTACGGAATGGAAGCCCTTGAAATCTTCGACGACAGAGCAGGTTGGAAAGATTCACCGTTTAAAAGTTTCATAGAAAACAAAATAAAGGATTTCGTAAAGAAGAAACTCTTCAAAGCTTTGAAGAAGTTTGCAGGAGAACTCGTAGAGGACGTTGTAGACGAGTATCTTGATATTTTCGACACGCTGAAAAACGCAAGAGATTGGGCACAAAGGGTTTACAAAGTAGTCGGTGAAGGTGTTGCTTTGGTTTACAGTGGACCCTTACTCTCCAATATGGCAGAAAAGCACAAGATTTTTAACGATGTTGTCAATATAGAGAAAGTTTTGAAAGAAAAGCTCTCAATCTTGATCTCAAAAGTGGAAGAAAACGATCCGGAGGGTGTAAGAGAAGTTATGGAAGATATAAGAACCTTGGCCATTGGGAACAATCCAGGGAGCGAGAATCCTGATGATCATAAGATAGATTATCAAGCTTATGACTTGGGAGAGCACCCTGGCTATAATTTGGCCTTCCTTTGTGCCGCTGAGTTAAACAACATCAAAAAGTGGAAGAAGAACGATTACCCTCCTTACTTTGGAGATGAAACGATATCGTACAATGTAGAAAATAAGGTGAACGCGTCCCATGAAGCTATGAAGATTTACGAGCCAATCTTCAAGAATCTGATTATGCTTTCCATACCTTTCGTCTACGCTTCTTCAGTGAAATGA
- a CDS encoding DUF1175 domain-containing protein — protein sequence MKKFLILSIVTGVLIWNIVEIFRFDVQIFENTFVLKDVQNVFIPSKIRGAVLRSSKDFILKADGILLKKAKPGETVVLSFEGGGIFKKKKDYVIQILPSEEDTDGDGYPDSLELNKTDSERFRNWFVWIAISAFRNDPPIWPQSERDCSGFIRYCAKEALKKHTEDWFVLSRYEGPVWEDVEKYNYPNIPLVGTKIFRITKGPYKSVDEFSNFAVARILVECSMDYITKDVSQALPGDIAVFYHPEDIEMPYHLMIYVGNMNMSSDEGWFAYHTGPLNGNDGELRFVRYSELIHYDPSWAPIKMNPYFLGFYRFKFLN from the coding sequence ATGAAGAAATTCCTCATTTTGTCGATCGTTACAGGCGTTCTCATTTGGAACATCGTTGAGATATTCAGATTCGATGTTCAAATATTTGAAAACACGTTCGTTCTAAAGGATGTCCAGAATGTCTTTATCCCTTCAAAGATAAGAGGTGCCGTTCTGAGAAGTTCAAAGGATTTCATTTTGAAAGCTGACGGAATTTTGTTGAAGAAAGCGAAACCTGGTGAAACTGTTGTACTCTCTTTTGAAGGCGGTGGAATCTTTAAGAAAAAGAAAGATTACGTAATCCAAATTCTTCCAAGCGAGGAAGATACCGATGGGGATGGATACCCAGATTCTCTGGAACTGAACAAAACCGATAGCGAACGGTTCAGAAACTGGTTCGTCTGGATCGCAATATCTGCTTTTAGGAACGACCCTCCCATCTGGCCACAAAGTGAAAGAGATTGTTCGGGGTTTATTAGATACTGTGCAAAAGAGGCTCTGAAAAAACACACAGAGGACTGGTTTGTTCTGTCTCGGTACGAAGGCCCCGTTTGGGAGGACGTGGAAAAATACAATTATCCGAACATCCCTCTTGTTGGCACCAAAATTTTCAGAATAACGAAAGGTCCTTACAAGAGTGTTGATGAGTTTTCTAACTTTGCTGTTGCTCGGATATTGGTTGAATGTTCAATGGACTACATCACGAAGGATGTATCTCAGGCGTTACCGGGTGATATCGCTGTCTTTTATCATCCTGAGGATATCGAGATGCCTTATCACTTGATGATCTACGTTGGGAACATGAACATGTCCAGCGATGAAGGATGGTTCGCCTATCATACAGGTCCTTTAAACGGAAACGATGGGGAGCTGAGATTCGTAAGATATTCAGAGCTCATACACTACGATCCTTCGTGGGCTCCTATAAAGATGAATCCATACTTTCTGGGATTTTACAGGTTCAAGTTTTTGAATTAA
- a CDS encoding MFS transporter, with protein MAVLFILVLMVLLNADQMVMSPNIGAIEQEFSISDAQIGLVASSFTVIGALVSLVWGYLADKYNRKNLLIYSILVGEIPCLMSAFSKSYGELFFWRALTGIGVGASFPIVYSMIGDMFDEVRRGRVVALISSSISIGSVFGMIVGGFLGPKYGWRIPFIVVSVPNIALAILSIFVLKEPRRGAFEKGIGELVQSGYVYPKIPKPSDYVKLIKVKTNLLLFLQGIAGTIPWGAIPYFLVEFFRRERSLSVETATLVFLVFGLGNIAGIILGGMWGSSLYARSKSLLPIFCGTTTALGVLFTIVTLNYLGSLVTLMLLGFIASFTASLTGPNVKFMLLNVNEPQDRGRIFSIFNLTDSLGTGFGKFAGGMMSVALGSLGAALKVSAYFWLICAVLLFVLVFYFSKDVEKLQKSMMELAKTSYTSKTSG; from the coding sequence ATGGCAGTTCTCTTCATTCTTGTGCTTATGGTTCTTCTGAATGCAGATCAGATGGTTATGTCTCCGAATATCGGTGCGATAGAACAAGAATTTAGCATCAGCGATGCCCAGATAGGACTGGTCGCTTCTTCTTTCACCGTAATCGGGGCTTTAGTAAGTCTTGTTTGGGGTTATCTTGCCGATAAATACAATAGAAAGAACTTGCTCATCTACTCTATTCTCGTGGGAGAGATCCCGTGTCTCATGAGTGCCTTCTCTAAGTCTTACGGTGAACTCTTTTTCTGGAGGGCTCTCACCGGTATTGGTGTTGGAGCATCTTTTCCCATTGTTTATTCAATGATCGGAGATATGTTCGACGAGGTGCGAAGGGGAAGGGTTGTGGCCCTCATTTCCTCATCTATATCCATAGGGAGTGTGTTTGGGATGATCGTTGGGGGTTTTCTGGGACCGAAATACGGTTGGAGAATACCATTCATCGTAGTTTCGGTTCCTAACATAGCCCTCGCCATACTGAGCATTTTCGTTTTAAAAGAACCAAGAAGAGGGGCTTTCGAGAAAGGAATCGGCGAACTCGTCCAGTCCGGTTATGTCTATCCCAAGATACCAAAACCTTCAGATTATGTAAAGTTGATCAAGGTCAAAACAAATTTACTTCTTTTTCTTCAAGGAATTGCGGGGACGATTCCATGGGGAGCTATTCCATACTTTCTCGTGGAATTTTTTAGGAGAGAAAGAAGTCTTTCTGTCGAAACAGCAACGCTCGTGTTTCTCGTCTTCGGCCTTGGAAACATTGCGGGAATAATCTTGGGAGGAATGTGGGGAAGTAGTTTATACGCACGATCGAAATCTTTACTTCCCATTTTTTGTGGAACGACAACGGCCCTCGGTGTTCTATTCACCATCGTCACCTTAAACTACTTGGGAAGTCTAGTTACTCTGATGCTTCTTGGATTCATAGCATCTTTCACGGCGAGTCTTACGGGTCCCAACGTGAAGTTCATGCTCTTGAACGTGAACGAACCTCAAGACAGGGGGAGAATATTTTCCATATTCAACCTCACAGATTCTCTGGGAACGGGTTTTGGAAAATTCGCCGGGGGAATGATGTCTGTCGCTCTCGGTTCCCTGGGAGCTGCTTTGAAAGTATCTGCCTACTTTTGGTTGATATGCGCTGTTCTTCTGTTCGTTCTCGTTTTTTACTTTTCCAAAGATGTGGAAAAGCTTCAGAAAAGTATGATGGAACTCGCCAAGACTTCATACACTTCAAAGACTTCTGGATAA
- a CDS encoding HD domain-containing phosphohydrolase: MKKVGEKSCMNLNLTVSLNAFVNMFREFEIHEYSFFIKHAFRVAKIVRELSKFLSLPVDSDYVYLMGLLHQIGLPLIAATEHPEFFRQKFGKISDMEELSKTFSGGEKHPIVSKQILSSVRFLPQNLSNAIFYHRDPSKCMDLERTLSYSLMTADIVARKAAMYESLHSKFLEETVYEIKEHKEIPDTVKDAMLKILSRYSFAYLIDDQPRFFSEKELTLEEFGSLAKLLVFLLDFRSTFTRNHSILVAEVSKKIAEEILSEEDGRLVYIAGLLHDIGKIRISPQLLHKASRLNEQEMFVMKTHVLETYKILSESGIAPCVTNIAAAHHERLDGSGYPLGLTAKNLMIHQRILQVADVFVALIEERPYRRALSVPEAFEILESEIERGRLDTRIFEALKQIINEGNLNIPESFLIPDYIRFSSSKFSEGR; this comes from the coding sequence ATGAAAAAGGTAGGGGAGAAGAGCTGTATGAATCTGAATCTCACAGTTTCTTTGAACGCTTTTGTGAACATGTTTAGAGAATTCGAAATTCACGAATATTCGTTTTTTATAAAGCACGCTTTTCGGGTTGCGAAAATAGTGAGGGAGTTGTCAAAATTTTTGTCTCTTCCTGTGGATTCGGATTATGTTTATCTTATGGGATTGCTTCACCAGATAGGGTTACCTTTGATTGCAGCAACCGAGCATCCCGAATTCTTTAGACAAAAATTCGGTAAAATCTCAGATATGGAAGAACTTTCAAAAACATTCAGCGGTGGTGAGAAACATCCGATTGTTAGCAAACAGATTCTTTCTTCCGTTCGCTTCTTACCTCAAAACCTTTCAAATGCGATCTTCTATCATCGAGATCCGTCGAAATGTATGGACCTGGAAAGAACGCTTTCATACAGTCTGATGACTGCGGATATAGTTGCCAGAAAAGCTGCGATGTACGAATCATTGCATAGTAAATTTTTGGAGGAGACAGTCTACGAGATAAAGGAGCATAAGGAAATTCCAGACACCGTTAAGGATGCCATGTTAAAGATTCTAAGCAGATACTCTTTCGCTTATCTTATAGACGATCAACCAAGATTTTTTTCAGAAAAAGAACTGACTCTTGAGGAGTTCGGCTCACTCGCCAAACTTTTGGTCTTCCTTCTCGATTTCAGGAGTACCTTTACAAGGAACCATTCCATTTTGGTCGCAGAAGTGTCAAAAAAGATAGCAGAAGAGATTTTAAGTGAAGAAGATGGAAGACTCGTTTACATAGCAGGATTGTTACATGACATAGGAAAAATAAGGATTTCCCCGCAACTACTCCACAAGGCAAGCAGATTGAATGAGCAAGAAATGTTCGTTATGAAAACCCACGTCTTGGAAACTTACAAGATACTATCGGAATCTGGAATTGCTCCATGCGTAACGAACATAGCTGCCGCTCATCATGAGAGACTCGATGGAAGCGGGTATCCTCTAGGATTGACTGCCAAAAATTTGATGATTCATCAGAGAATTCTTCAAGTTGCCGATGTGTTCGTTGCTTTGATCGAGGAAAGACCCTACAGGAGAGCCCTTTCCGTTCCTGAAGCTTTTGAGATTTTGGAAAGTGAGATTGAACGTGGAAGATTAGACACAAGGATTTTCGAGGCGTTGAAACAAATAATAAATGAAGGAAATCTTAACATACCTGAATCTTTTCTTATCCCAGATTACATTAGGTTTTCCTCTTCAAAATTTTCAGAAGGAAGGTAA